From the genome of Methylocystis bryophila, one region includes:
- a CDS encoding FitA-like ribbon-helix-helix domain-containing protein translates to MASLTIRNLEPALKERLRIRAAVGGRSMEAEARRILQIALQDAESVQEINLAEAIHRRFARLGGANDLETHPAVATGEPPGFDS, encoded by the coding sequence ATGGCCAGCCTCACGATCCGAAACCTGGAACCGGCGCTCAAGGAGCGACTGCGTATTCGCGCGGCCGTCGGTGGACGCTCCATGGAAGCCGAAGCGCGCCGCATTCTCCAAATTGCACTGCAAGACGCCGAGTCCGTGCAAGAGATCAATCTCGCCGAAGCTATCCATCGGCGCTTCGCGCGCCTGGGCGGAGCCAACGATCTCGAGACTCACCCCGCTGTGGCGACGGGCGAGCCGCCCGGCTTCGACTCGTGA
- a CDS encoding PIN domain-containing protein — translation MIVLDTNVISELMRSAPNAAVRDWIAAQPRASLYTTSINCAEIFFGIRALPAGKRRAALAGAALSMFEQDFRGRILPVDARVAARYSEIVVTRRDAGAPIEAFDALIAATAAEAGAAVATRDVRGFQGCGVALIDPWQT, via the coding sequence GTGATCGTGCTCGACACCAATGTCATTTCGGAACTGATGCGTTCGGCGCCGAACGCAGCGGTGCGCGATTGGATCGCAGCGCAACCGCGCGCCTCGCTCTACACCACGAGCATCAACTGCGCGGAGATTTTCTTCGGCATTCGCGCTCTGCCAGCGGGCAAGCGCCGCGCGGCGCTGGCGGGGGCCGCGCTGTCGATGTTCGAACAGGATTTCCGGGGACGCATATTGCCGGTGGATGCTCGTGTGGCGGCTCGCTACAGCGAAATCGTTGTCACGCGACGCGATGCTGGCGCGCCCATCGAAGCCTTCGACGCCTTGATCGCCGCCACGGCCGCCGAGGCGGGCGCTGCGGTTGCGACGAGGGATGTTCGAGGATTCCAGGGTTGCGGGGTCGCCCTCATCGATCCCTGGCAAACCTGA
- a CDS encoding thiamine pyrophosphate-dependent enzyme, translating into MAETVAEVLVDVLESLGVKQIFALIGDSLNPLADAVRHSSIEWIGVRHEEGAALAAAGQAKLTGRLAVCAGTTGPGSTHLVAGLYEASRDHAPVLAISGDMPLKMQGTDYIQTTKPDLLFRDVSLYTETIASPEQAPAVIHQAIAAAYAGRGVAHLTVPQDIMMARCSRGVASVDTLRPRPEIAANPDDVARLASRIDAANRVLILCGAGCRGAAEELRALSDRIKAPLIHSVKGQDIMPYDDPHWMGGIGMIGSKPVYDAVMSAELLLMIGTDYPYPNFLPNRPVVVQIDERPEALGRRAPTTLGVLGSARPTLKLLIDQVAPKTDTSFWDRLTQDCRAWSRKLDQQADLARSAERIHPQAVARAVSDLAKRDAVFVLDTGLNTLWSANWIRQSGSQRIIGSFNNAAVGTALGQANGVQALDRARQVIALTGDGGFNMLMCEFLTAVHHKLPVKVVIYNNSAFGLIRLEAESIGVPAYEHGIEFPNPDFAAFARACGAQGFAAKKPDELKQAIADALACEGPAIVDATVVGSEIPNVPHLDLETLGQFARAKIKEAVLAFTGG; encoded by the coding sequence ATGGCGGAAACAGTCGCGGAAGTGTTGGTCGATGTTCTCGAAAGTCTTGGCGTCAAACAGATTTTTGCTCTGATCGGCGACTCGCTCAATCCGCTTGCCGACGCCGTGCGACACTCTTCGATCGAATGGATCGGCGTTCGCCACGAAGAGGGGGCAGCTCTTGCGGCGGCAGGCCAGGCGAAGCTCACGGGCAGGCTCGCCGTCTGCGCCGGCACCACGGGGCCGGGCAGCACGCATCTGGTCGCCGGCCTCTATGAAGCCTCGCGCGATCATGCGCCCGTGCTCGCGATCTCCGGCGACATGCCGCTCAAAATGCAGGGCACGGATTACATCCAGACGACCAAGCCCGATCTCTTGTTTCGCGACGTGTCGCTCTACACCGAAACCATTGCGTCGCCGGAACAGGCGCCGGCGGTCATTCACCAAGCCATCGCTGCGGCCTATGCCGGCCGGGGCGTCGCTCATCTCACTGTGCCGCAAGACATCATGATGGCGCGATGCAGTCGCGGGGTCGCCAGCGTGGACACTTTGCGGCCCCGTCCGGAGATCGCTGCAAACCCGGACGACGTCGCTCGTCTCGCCAGTCGGATCGACGCAGCCAACCGCGTCCTCATCCTCTGCGGCGCCGGTTGCCGTGGAGCTGCAGAGGAGCTGCGGGCGCTGTCCGACCGTATCAAGGCCCCGTTGATCCATTCCGTCAAAGGCCAGGACATCATGCCTTACGACGATCCGCACTGGATGGGCGGGATCGGCATGATCGGCTCGAAGCCCGTTTACGATGCGGTGATGAGCGCTGAGCTGCTGCTGATGATTGGCACGGACTATCCCTATCCGAATTTCCTGCCGAACCGGCCGGTGGTCGTGCAGATCGATGAGCGGCCCGAGGCGCTTGGCCGCCGCGCGCCCACGACGCTTGGCGTCCTGGGCTCGGCGCGGCCGACGCTCAAGCTGCTTATCGATCAGGTCGCGCCGAAGACTGACACGAGCTTCTGGGATCGCCTGACGCAGGATTGCCGGGCCTGGAGCCGCAAGCTCGATCAGCAGGCGGACCTCGCGCGCAGCGCCGAGCGCATTCATCCGCAGGCGGTCGCCCGGGCGGTGAGCGATCTCGCCAAGCGCGACGCCGTTTTCGTGCTCGACACCGGCCTCAACACGTTATGGTCCGCCAATTGGATCCGGCAAAGCGGATCGCAGCGCATCATCGGCTCTTTCAACAACGCCGCCGTCGGGACGGCGCTGGGGCAGGCCAATGGCGTTCAGGCTCTGGATCGCGCGCGGCAGGTGATCGCGCTCACCGGCGACGGCGGCTTCAACATGTTGATGTGCGAGTTCCTCACGGCGGTTCACCACAAGCTGCCGGTCAAGGTCGTCATCTACAATAACTCCGCCTTCGGCTTGATCCGGCTGGAGGCCGAGTCGATCGGCGTGCCGGCCTATGAGCACGGCATCGAATTCCCAAATCCAGATTTTGCCGCCTTTGCGCGCGCTTGCGGCGCGCAGGGTTTCGCCGCGAAGAAGCCCGACGAGCTGAAGCAAGCGATCGCCGACGCGCTGGCGTGTGAGGGACCGGCCATCGTCGATGCAACGGTCGTCGGCAGCGAGATTCCGAATGTGCCGCACCTCGACCTCGAGACGCTCGGACAATTTGCGCGCGCCAAGATCAAGGAGGCGGTGCTGGCGTTCACGGGGGGGTGA
- the mtnA gene encoding S-methyl-5-thioribose-1-phosphate isomerase, which produces MEIEGRHYRTIWLDEDGATVHVIDQTKLPFRFETRGLASVEAAARAISDMVVRGAPLIGVTGAYGLALAARQDASEAALRSAHAALLATRPTAINLKWALDRVLAKLLSAPIGERAAEAFAEAGRLADEDAACCEAIGENGFKLIEEAARRKGGRVNILTHCNAGWLATVDWGTAIAPIYKAARAGIDLHVWVDETRPRNQGASLTAFELGAERIAHTVIVDNAGGHLMQHGEVDLCIVGSDRTTRQGDVCNKIGTYLKALAAHANDVPFYVALPGSTLDWRLSDGVAEIPIEERSGDEVSFMQGLTDAGEVARVRVTPQSSPAKNFGFDVTPARYVTALVTERGVCAASEKGLRELFPHEASL; this is translated from the coding sequence ATGGAAATCGAGGGGCGGCATTACCGGACAATCTGGCTCGACGAGGATGGCGCCACGGTTCACGTCATCGATCAGACGAAACTGCCGTTTCGCTTCGAGACCCGCGGGCTGGCTTCCGTCGAGGCGGCTGCGCGCGCGATCAGCGACATGGTCGTGCGTGGCGCGCCGCTGATCGGCGTGACGGGCGCCTATGGACTCGCGCTCGCGGCAAGGCAGGACGCGAGCGAGGCGGCGTTGCGCAGCGCGCATGCGGCGCTCCTCGCCACGCGGCCGACTGCGATCAATCTGAAATGGGCGCTGGACCGCGTGCTCGCGAAGCTCCTCAGCGCCCCGATTGGGGAGCGTGCGGCCGAGGCTTTCGCGGAGGCGGGCCGTCTCGCCGACGAGGACGCCGCCTGCTGCGAGGCGATTGGGGAGAACGGGTTCAAGCTGATCGAGGAGGCCGCGCGGCGCAAGGGCGGTCGCGTCAACATACTGACGCATTGCAACGCCGGCTGGCTCGCAACCGTCGATTGGGGCACGGCGATCGCGCCGATCTACAAGGCGGCGCGCGCGGGGATCGATCTCCATGTCTGGGTCGACGAGACGCGCCCGCGCAATCAGGGCGCGAGCCTCACGGCCTTCGAGCTCGGAGCCGAGAGGATCGCGCATACGGTGATCGTCGACAACGCCGGCGGCCATCTGATGCAGCACGGCGAGGTCGATCTCTGCATCGTCGGTAGCGACAGGACGACGCGGCAGGGCGATGTCTGCAACAAGATCGGCACCTATCTCAAGGCGCTCGCGGCGCACGCCAACGACGTGCCCTTTTATGTCGCTCTACCCGGCTCGACCCTCGATTGGCGGCTCTCTGACGGCGTCGCGGAAATCCCAATCGAGGAGCGCAGCGGCGACGAGGTTTCCTTCATGCAGGGCTTGACGGATGCAGGCGAGGTGGCGCGGGTGCGCGTCACGCCTCAGAGTTCGCCTGCGAAGAATTTCGGCTTCGACGTGACGCCGGCTCGCTATGTGACGGCGCTCGTCACGGAACGCGGTGTTTGCGCGGCGAGCGAGAAGGGGCTGCGGGAATTGTTTCCGCATGAAGCGTCGCTTTGA
- a CDS encoding aldehyde dehydrogenase family protein, giving the protein MREYLKFYIDGHWVEPAELRTLEVINPATEAVCGHIALGSATDVDRAVAAAGEAFKSFSRTSRRERLELLQRIVVELEKRHEDMARAITEEMGAPVWLAQRAQARMGAAHFSTAIEVLKRYEFEERRGATIIVKEPIGVCGFITPWNWPLNQMACKIAPALATGCAMVLKPSEIAPFSGIVLAEALEAAGTPPGVFNLVNGDGPTVGAAISSHPGVSMVSFTGSTRAGVEVAKNAAPTVKRICQELGGKSPNILLEDADMKAAVTAGVNAVMLNSGQSCNAPTRMLAPRKRMEEVIGFARSAAEATTVGDPNGNAQMGPVVSEAQWNKVQGLIQKGLEEGASLVAGGLGKPEGLEKGYYVKPTVFANVTNDMTIAREEIFGPVLSILAYDRVADAIEIANDTEYGLSAYVSGADPARLMETASRLRAGQVQLNSAPMDLMAPFGGYKMSGNGREWGDHAFAEFLETKAIIGVAP; this is encoded by the coding sequence ATGCGCGAATATCTGAAGTTCTACATCGACGGTCATTGGGTCGAGCCGGCGGAGCTCAGGACGCTCGAGGTCATCAATCCGGCGACGGAGGCCGTCTGCGGGCATATCGCGCTCGGCTCGGCGACGGATGTGGACCGCGCCGTCGCGGCGGCTGGCGAAGCCTTCAAAAGCTTCTCACGGACGAGCCGCAGGGAGCGTCTCGAGCTACTACAGCGGATTGTCGTTGAGCTCGAGAAACGCCATGAGGACATGGCCAGGGCCATCACCGAGGAGATGGGCGCGCCCGTCTGGCTCGCGCAGCGCGCGCAGGCCCGCATGGGCGCGGCGCATTTCAGCACGGCGATCGAGGTGCTGAAGCGTTACGAATTCGAGGAGCGCCGCGGCGCGACGATCATCGTCAAGGAGCCGATCGGGGTGTGCGGCTTCATCACGCCCTGGAACTGGCCGCTCAATCAGATGGCCTGCAAGATCGCGCCCGCGCTCGCGACCGGCTGCGCCATGGTGCTGAAGCCCTCCGAGATCGCGCCTTTTTCGGGCATAGTCCTCGCCGAGGCGCTGGAAGCGGCGGGGACGCCGCCGGGCGTCTTCAATCTCGTCAACGGCGACGGCCCGACGGTCGGGGCGGCGATCAGCTCGCATCCTGGCGTCAGCATGGTGTCCTTCACGGGCTCGACTCGCGCCGGCGTCGAGGTGGCCAAGAACGCCGCCCCCACCGTCAAGCGCATCTGCCAGGAACTCGGCGGCAAGAGCCCGAACATCCTCCTCGAGGACGCCGACATGAAAGCCGCCGTGACGGCGGGCGTCAACGCGGTCATGCTGAACTCCGGTCAGTCCTGCAATGCGCCGACGCGGATGCTCGCGCCGCGCAAAAGAATGGAAGAGGTCATCGGTTTTGCAAGAAGCGCGGCGGAAGCGACGACGGTCGGCGATCCCAACGGAAATGCGCAGATGGGCCCGGTCGTCTCCGAGGCGCAATGGAACAAGGTGCAGGGCCTCATCCAGAAGGGACTGGAAGAAGGCGCGAGCCTCGTTGCGGGCGGTCTCGGCAAGCCCGAGGGCCTGGAGAAAGGCTACTACGTCAAGCCCACCGTCTTCGCGAATGTCACGAACGACATGACGATCGCGCGCGAGGAGATTTTCGGGCCGGTCCTGTCGATCCTTGCCTATGACAGGGTCGCCGACGCAATCGAGATCGCCAACGACACCGAATATGGCCTCTCAGCTTATGTCTCCGGCGCCGACCCGGCCCGGCTCATGGAGACCGCATCGCGCTTGCGCGCGGGCCAAGTCCAGCTGAACAGCGCGCCCATGGACCTGATGGCGCCCTTCGGCGGTTACAAAATGTCCGGCAATGGTCGCGAATGGGGCGATCACGCCTTCGCGGAATTCTTGGAGACGAAAGCGATCATCGGCGTTGCGCCGTAG
- a CDS encoding FMN-binding negative transcriptional regulator — protein sequence MYISPEFRETDGAAIRETIRAARLANLVTVTASGLIATPLPLFYDEAEGALGALYGHIAKANTQWQAPVMGEALVIFMGPDAYITPSWYPTKQETGKVVPTWNYVAVHAYGTIEFFTEEERLLDVVTRLTTLHESSRPEPWAVTDAPPDYIKSQLRSVVGLRMPISRLDAKRKMSQNRSKQDRDGVAKGLAESQDIRDNAVSRLIV from the coding sequence ATGTACATCAGCCCTGAATTTCGCGAGACCGACGGAGCCGCGATCCGGGAAACCATACGGGCCGCTCGGCTTGCCAATCTCGTGACCGTCACGGCTAGCGGTCTGATCGCCACGCCCTTGCCTCTGTTCTATGACGAGGCGGAGGGCGCACTCGGCGCGCTCTACGGACATATCGCCAAGGCGAATACGCAATGGCAGGCGCCCGTAATGGGCGAGGCCTTGGTCATCTTCATGGGACCCGACGCCTACATAACGCCCTCATGGTATCCAACGAAGCAGGAAACGGGGAAAGTCGTCCCCACCTGGAACTATGTCGCCGTGCATGCCTATGGAACAATCGAGTTTTTTACTGAGGAAGAGCGACTGCTCGACGTGGTGACGCGCTTGACCACGTTACATGAATCCTCGCGGCCTGAGCCGTGGGCGGTGACGGATGCGCCGCCCGATTACATTAAATCGCAACTTCGCAGCGTCGTGGGCCTGCGCATGCCGATCTCTCGTCTCGATGCGAAGCGGAAAATGAGTCAAAATCGCTCCAAGCAGGATCGAGACGGGGTGGCCAAAGGATTAGCGGAGAGCCAAGATATCAGAGATAACGCGGTTTCACGGCTTATTGTGTGA
- a CDS encoding cupin domain-containing protein has product MSGGGEDVLRKAESGFRWSGVDLLAYKEEGSAPFKSISRQTLFGGEGLEGELRYFEIEASGHSTLESHQHRHAVMILRGRGQCLVGDKILALAPHDLVAIAPWTWHQFRANAGETLGFLCLVNRERDKPQLPSEADLARLRADPAIAAFLDGD; this is encoded by the coding sequence ATGAGCGGCGGCGGCGAAGACGTGTTGCGCAAGGCCGAATCGGGATTTCGATGGTCCGGGGTCGACCTGCTCGCCTACAAGGAGGAGGGATCGGCGCCCTTCAAGTCGATCTCGCGCCAGACGCTTTTTGGCGGCGAAGGCCTTGAAGGCGAGCTTCGCTACTTCGAGATCGAGGCTTCCGGTCACTCGACGCTCGAGAGCCATCAGCATCGACATGCGGTGATGATCCTGCGCGGGCGCGGCCAATGCCTCGTGGGCGATAAGATCCTTGCCCTCGCGCCGCATGATCTCGTGGCGATAGCGCCCTGGACCTGGCATCAATTCCGCGCAAACGCCGGCGAAACCTTGGGGTTCCTCTGCCTCGTGAACAGAGAGCGCGACAAGCCGCAATTGCCGAGCGAGGCCGACCTCGCGCGGCTCCGCGCCGATCCCGCCATCGCCGCTTTTCTCGACGGGGACTAG
- a CDS encoding RuBisCO large subunit C-terminal-like domain-containing protein: MRADSETEAVRPGHGAQAVEEPRIIARYRLRCDAGVVEDRAQKIAVEQSVEMPLAGVRDPDIMKNIVGKVLCIQQRGERLFDATIGLSARTVGADAGQLLNMLLGNSSMHEDVSLEDAELPPSLLAAFGGPNHGIEGLRALAGVERRALTCSALKPQGLSPAALAELAHEFALGGADFIKDDHGLADQDYAPFAERAPACARAMREAAKVTGRLTHYVPSLWGSFEEIDARIRLARDEGLKAVMVAPALIGVSNLVALTRKHADFAFFAHPSFTGGARIAQPLYNKLYRLFGADAVIYATFGGRFGYSRETCRGIADGARKPLGRLRRAMPVPAGGLTLARVKETLDFYGEETMLLIGGDLLLSEREALARETAAFVRGVENYGAGSA; encoded by the coding sequence TTGCGCGCCGACAGCGAGACTGAGGCCGTGCGGCCGGGACATGGCGCGCAAGCGGTCGAGGAGCCGAGGATCATCGCCCGCTATCGCTTGCGCTGCGACGCGGGCGTGGTCGAGGATCGCGCCCAAAAGATCGCCGTGGAGCAGAGCGTCGAGATGCCGCTCGCGGGCGTCCGCGATCCCGATATTATGAAAAACATCGTCGGCAAGGTGCTCTGCATTCAACAGCGGGGCGAGCGCCTGTTCGACGCGACGATCGGATTGTCCGCGCGCACGGTCGGCGCCGACGCTGGGCAATTGCTCAATATGCTGCTCGGCAACAGCTCCATGCATGAGGACGTCTCGCTCGAGGACGCGGAGCTGCCGCCCTCCTTGCTCGCGGCCTTCGGCGGGCCGAATCACGGGATCGAGGGGCTGCGCGCGCTGGCGGGCGTCGAACGCCGCGCGCTGACATGCTCGGCCCTGAAGCCGCAAGGCCTCTCCCCGGCGGCGCTCGCCGAGCTCGCCCATGAGTTCGCGCTCGGCGGCGCCGATTTCATTAAGGACGATCACGGCCTCGCGGATCAGGACTATGCGCCCTTCGCCGAGCGCGCCCCCGCCTGCGCGCGCGCGATGCGAGAGGCCGCGAAGGTCACGGGTCGACTCACCCATTACGTCCCGAGTCTCTGGGGAAGCTTTGAAGAGATCGACGCGCGCATTCGCCTGGCTCGCGACGAGGGCCTCAAGGCGGTCATGGTTGCGCCGGCGCTCATTGGCGTTTCAAATCTTGTCGCGCTGACGCGCAAGCATGCGGATTTCGCCTTCTTCGCGCATCCGAGCTTCACCGGCGGCGCGCGCATCGCGCAGCCCTTATACAACAAGCTCTATCGGCTCTTCGGCGCCGACGCGGTGATCTACGCCACCTTCGGCGGGCGCTTCGGTTACAGCCGCGAGACGTGCCGCGGCATTGCCGACGGCGCGCGGAAGCCGCTCGGACGCCTGCGACGCGCCATGCCTGTTCCGGCGGGCGGCTTGACGCTCGCGCGGGTGAAGGAGACGCTCGACTTTTACGGCGAGGAGACAATGCTGCTCATCGGCGGCGATCTGCTGCTTTCCGAGCGCGAGGCGCTTGCTCGCGAGACGGCGGCCTTCGTGCGCGGCGTCGAAAACTATGGCGCAGGATCGGCATGA
- a CDS encoding ABC transporter ATP-binding protein, with protein sequence MAAVPLLAIERASKRFGSTVALDDVSVDVAPGEFFALLGPSGCGKTTLMRLIAGFERPDSGRLTLEGRDLAGLPPHQRPINMMFQSYALFPHLDVFENIAFGLRRKGLAQDDVKKRVQELLDVVQLGGFNARRIHQLSGGQKQRVALARALAPGPKLLLLDEPLGALDRKLREETQLQLKQIQRKLNTAFVIVTHDQDEALALADRIAVMRAGKIEQIGAPPDVYRRPQNRFVADFIGATNLIEGHVSRADGVWFVAPFGKIARAVCTLDDGARAALSLRPQDIRLARDGAGLPGRVAQASFRGETTLLWVELDTGGTLRVSCPPDAGLAQGDSVRVTIPPEAGALLAEPRP encoded by the coding sequence ATGGCCGCCGTTCCGCTCCTCGCCATAGAGCGCGCCTCGAAGCGTTTCGGTTCGACCGTCGCGCTCGACGACGTGTCCGTCGACGTGGCGCCGGGCGAGTTCTTCGCGCTTCTCGGCCCATCGGGCTGCGGCAAGACAACCCTGATGCGCCTCATCGCCGGCTTTGAGAGGCCCGATTCCGGGCGGCTCACGCTCGAGGGCCGCGATCTGGCGGGGCTGCCGCCTCACCAGCGGCCGATCAACATGATGTTTCAGTCCTACGCGCTCTTTCCGCATCTCGACGTCTTCGAGAACATCGCCTTCGGTTTGCGACGCAAGGGTCTCGCGCAAGACGATGTGAAGAAACGAGTGCAGGAGCTTCTCGACGTCGTCCAGCTGGGGGGCTTCAACGCGCGCCGAATCCACCAGCTTTCCGGCGGCCAGAAGCAGCGCGTGGCGCTCGCCCGGGCGCTGGCGCCGGGGCCGAAGCTCTTGCTGCTCGACGAGCCGCTCGGCGCCCTCGACCGAAAATTGCGAGAAGAGACCCAGCTCCAGCTCAAGCAGATTCAGCGCAAGCTCAATACAGCCTTCGTTATCGTCACGCATGATCAGGACGAAGCGCTGGCGCTCGCCGATCGCATCGCCGTGATGCGCGCAGGCAAGATCGAGCAGATCGGCGCGCCGCCGGACGTGTACCGACGACCGCAAAACCGTTTCGTCGCGGACTTCATCGGCGCGACGAATCTGATCGAGGGCCATGTGTCGCGCGCGGACGGAGTCTGGTTCGTCGCTCCTTTCGGGAAGATCGCGCGGGCCGTCTGCACGCTCGACGACGGCGCCAGGGCCGCGCTGTCCTTGCGTCCGCAGGACATTCGTCTCGCGCGGGACGGCGCGGGGCTACCGGGACGCGTCGCGCAGGCGAGCTTTCGCGGCGAGACCACGCTGCTGTGGGTCGAGCTCGACACGGGGGGGACGCTCCGCGTCTCCTGCCCTCCTGACGCGGGCCTCGCGCAGGGCGACAGCGTGCGCGTGACGATCCCGCCCGAGGCCGGCGCGCTCCTCGCGGAGCCAAGGCCGTGA
- a CDS encoding ABC transporter permease, which produces MSARLSRGRRAVLALPYLWLLIFFIAPMALVAKISFSHPAEARPPYEPVFSLSDGFSGAIEKLRSLNLDAYRAFAEDNLYRDSLVTSLVIAATSTLITLCIAYPFALAMTRAPARLRPILVALAVAPFWTSFLIRVYAWIALLKDEGLINHVLTTLGLIQEPLGIYATNVAVMIGIVYSYLPFMLLPLYSTLERLDPSLGEAAADLGATPATVFLRVTLPLSRRGVIAGCLLVFIPAVGEFVIPDLLGGSDTLMIGRTIWNDFFANRDWPTASAAAMLLLLLLLGPLLLTERLRLRDERENS; this is translated from the coding sequence GTGAGCGCGCGGCTGAGCCGTGGGCGCCGGGCCGTCCTGGCCCTGCCCTATCTTTGGCTCTTGATCTTCTTCATCGCGCCGATGGCGCTCGTCGCAAAGATTTCCTTCTCGCATCCCGCGGAAGCGCGCCCCCCCTATGAGCCGGTCTTCTCGCTCTCCGACGGCTTCTCCGGCGCGATCGAGAAGCTGCGCTCCCTCAATCTCGACGCCTATCGCGCCTTCGCTGAGGACAATCTCTACCGCGACTCTCTTGTCACCTCGCTCGTCATCGCGGCGACCTCGACGCTGATCACGCTGTGCATCGCCTATCCCTTCGCGCTGGCCATGACGCGCGCGCCGGCGCGCCTGCGCCCGATACTGGTCGCCCTCGCCGTCGCGCCTTTTTGGACGAGCTTTCTTATCCGCGTATACGCTTGGATCGCGCTCTTGAAGGACGAAGGCCTCATCAACCACGTGTTGACGACTCTCGGCCTCATTCAGGAACCGCTCGGCATCTACGCGACGAATGTCGCCGTCATGATCGGCATCGTTTACAGCTATCTACCGTTCATGCTGCTGCCGCTCTATTCGACGCTCGAGCGCCTGGACCCTTCGTTGGGAGAGGCGGCGGCAGATCTCGGCGCGACGCCAGCGACGGTTTTCTTGCGCGTGACCCTGCCCTTGTCGCGGCGGGGCGTCATCGCGGGCTGCCTGCTGGTGTTCATTCCGGCCGTCGGCGAGTTCGTGATTCCCGATCTGCTCGGCGGCTCCGACACGCTGATGATCGGCCGCACGATCTGGAACGACTTCTTCGCCAACAGGGACTGGCCGACGGCAAGCGCCGCGGCGATGCTCCTGCTCCTGCTTCTGCTCGGCCCTCTGCTCCTCACCGAGCGGCTGCGGTTGCGCGACGAAAGAGAGAACTCATGA
- a CDS encoding ABC transporter permease has product MSAPARLAGRAALAFGFLFLYGPILVLAAMSFNASRLVTVWGGFSTKWYFSLLENDALLDAARISLEAAAISATLATSLGLCAAVALTRFGAFRSRSLFYGAAHAPLVLPEVVLGLAFLSAFVSFGFNRGFLTLVIAHATFTMSFTTVALTSALRDLDPSQEEAAMDLGATPPRAFVLVVLPAIAPALASAYLMAFTLSFDDLVIASFATGPGATTLPMRIYSQVRLGVTPEVNAVSTLLLAFVFFVLAVAALLRRRRPA; this is encoded by the coding sequence ATGAGCGCGCCCGCTCGCCTTGCCGGCCGTGCGGCGCTCGCGTTTGGCTTCCTCTTCCTCTACGGGCCGATACTGGTGCTGGCCGCGATGAGCTTCAACGCCTCTCGGCTCGTGACGGTCTGGGGCGGTTTCTCGACGAAATGGTATTTTTCGCTGCTCGAGAACGACGCGCTGCTCGACGCGGCAAGGATCAGCCTGGAGGCCGCCGCGATCTCGGCGACGCTCGCGACGAGTCTCGGACTTTGCGCCGCGGTGGCGCTGACGCGCTTCGGCGCGTTCAGATCCCGCTCACTCTTCTATGGCGCCGCGCATGCGCCACTCGTGCTGCCCGAGGTGGTGCTCGGGCTCGCTTTTCTCAGCGCTTTCGTGTCCTTCGGCTTCAACCGCGGATTTCTCACGCTGGTGATCGCGCACGCGACCTTCACGATGTCCTTCACCACCGTGGCGCTCACTTCAGCGTTGCGCGACCTCGACCCCTCTCAAGAAGAGGCCGCGATGGACCTCGGCGCGACGCCGCCGCGAGCCTTCGTCTTGGTGGTGCTTCCGGCCATCGCCCCGGCGCTCGCCAGCGCTTATCTCATGGCGTTCACTTTGTCGTTCGACGATCTCGTCATCGCGAGCTTCGCCACGGGACCCGGCGCGACGACGCTGCCCATGCGCATCTATTCGCAGGTGCGGCTCGGCGTGACGCCCGAGGTCAACGCGGTCTCCACCCTGCTGCTGGCCTTCGTCTTTTTCGTGCTCGCCGTCGCTGCGCTGTTGCGCCGGCGTCGGCCCGCTTGA